One genomic region from Spirulina subsalsa PCC 9445 encodes:
- the cas10 gene encoding type III-B CRISPR-associated protein Cas10/Cmr2, which translates to MSEVYWQAKIWGLLHDPILKGLHNNTGRGDNSFWLDLEAMADWKENNWNPEAKSGKIFKHLKNADFITSASDRGAIANLTTSVNYDKEKGIEISHLLSGEKQFLRLPDTHHQELTNNRKNYLQSKEQELRNKIPSDIRNDPKRLFWWLWRCLPEETCKLFDDESLLLMPAETRFPDASIWSHATLTSALAGSFIGYDATSEILAKNWPANAPLPHAYLTIFSFSPVQELIKASRKMRDFWAGSWLLHYLSARVCWILAQKYGPDCFLYPSLFQQPLIDHWIREEFGDWVNPPSERRLLTAGFPNVLLLILPKEKVADAMQMAQQTLVEEWQKVSHLVFEHLEQRHWTGELRETDPTWQGWLKAQWQTYWSAVPIGREGEELKSSEIYQEDSPKVEAEKLENDKMWCEIQNATYGLSEKEKLFLEEELNFLRATGKLRKAEQGRNPCGANIGSWWAAIFDQTRFSLAAIKNARSWDIPTAFGPRSTISGLGPVVYPQQEKKRNKNNQHKNNQLTDWVTEGETPKQWKRDAGLFDGIEELNATETVKRCLQNILPQLLKLEGQKIGASYPDLTAGVAGYLKQATPEQIDHFHGTCQALSNKILKDNRRISDAVTQDWGIPWIDEENPKNIAYHPRFLNAGWLVEELALSKDEEQKLSAEEIQSNRREFQRYRAELQQEIDKNYPNNNPANWYVIVAGDGDGMSEWLKGKKMRSYGEYFPTALDVPDSVKEEFKEFKGLDKRMGPSTHSALSRALLDFSNQLLPYLTEQRYAGRLIYGGGDDVLAYTNLWEWDDWLWDVRQCFKGGEDPKGEFEEKGNYWQMTEPKKGFPNRPLFTMGEDATISFGVVMAHHSVPLAIALENLWEAESEAKDHVYEQSGKEIKKDAVQVRVLYGNGNILKATSKFKTFDLWRGLLDLGLEPALFEGVAQLWEQHPIPKETAIKPWVQAFVSRREVFKGDKRKRENFTAQLAQFLREIWLATDPKDLEQEVKNWFKLAAFVVRNREIE; encoded by the coding sequence ATGTCTGAAGTCTATTGGCAAGCAAAAATCTGGGGACTTCTCCACGACCCCATCTTAAAAGGCTTGCACAACAACACCGGACGGGGAGACAATAGCTTCTGGTTAGACCTTGAAGCTATGGCAGACTGGAAAGAAAATAACTGGAACCCTGAAGCAAAATCCGGCAAAATTTTTAAACACCTCAAAAACGCCGATTTCATCACCTCAGCCAGTGACCGGGGAGCCATTGCCAACCTGACCACCTCAGTAAATTATGATAAGGAAAAGGGCATTGAAATTAGCCATCTCCTTTCCGGCGAAAAGCAATTTCTCCGACTCCCTGACACCCACCACCAAGAACTCACAAACAACCGCAAAAACTACCTCCAAAGCAAAGAACAAGAATTACGAAATAAGATCCCCAGCGACATTAGAAACGACCCCAAACGGCTTTTCTGGTGGCTGTGGCGCTGTTTACCCGAAGAAACCTGTAAACTCTTCGATGATGAATCTCTGCTCTTAATGCCCGCAGAAACCCGTTTTCCAGACGCTTCCATCTGGAGTCACGCCACCTTAACCTCCGCCTTAGCTGGGTCATTCATCGGCTATGATGCCACCTCCGAAATACTAGCTAAGAATTGGCCCGCCAACGCACCCCTTCCCCATGCCTACCTAACCATTTTCAGCTTTTCCCCCGTCCAAGAATTAATCAAAGCCAGTCGAAAAATGCGCGACTTTTGGGCTGGGTCTTGGCTCCTCCATTACCTCTCCGCTAGAGTGTGCTGGATACTCGCCCAAAAATACGGCCCCGACTGCTTCCTTTACCCCAGTTTGTTTCAACAACCCCTCATCGACCACTGGATTAGAGAAGAATTCGGAGACTGGGTAAATCCCCCCTCAGAACGTCGCCTATTAACCGCCGGATTCCCCAACGTTTTGTTATTAATTCTCCCGAAAGAAAAAGTCGCCGATGCCATGCAGATGGCACAACAAACCCTAGTCGAAGAATGGCAAAAAGTCTCCCATCTCGTCTTTGAACACCTAGAACAACGTCACTGGACTGGAGAACTCCGAGAAACTGACCCCACCTGGCAGGGATGGCTAAAAGCCCAATGGCAAACCTACTGGTCGGCGGTTCCCATTGGTAGAGAAGGAGAAGAACTCAAAAGTAGTGAAATTTATCAAGAAGACAGCCCAAAAGTTGAGGCAGAAAAGTTAGAAAATGATAAGATGTGGTGCGAAATCCAAAACGCCACCTATGGACTCTCAGAGAAAGAAAAACTGTTTTTAGAAGAAGAATTAAACTTTCTGCGCGCTACAGGCAAACTGCGGAAAGCAGAACAAGGGAGAAATCCCTGTGGTGCGAATATCGGCTCTTGGTGGGCTGCCATTTTTGACCAAACTCGCTTTAGTCTTGCGGCCATTAAAAACGCCCGCAGTTGGGACATTCCCACCGCCTTTGGACCCCGTTCCACCATTTCCGGTTTAGGCCCAGTAGTCTATCCCCAACAAGAGAAAAAACGGAATAAAAATAATCAACATAAAAATAATCAACTAACGGACTGGGTAACAGAAGGAGAAACCCCTAAGCAGTGGAAAAGAGATGCTGGATTATTTGACGGAATTGAGGAACTAAACGCCACCGAAACCGTTAAACGATGCCTCCAGAATATTTTACCCCAACTGTTAAAGCTAGAAGGCCAAAAAATTGGGGCTTCCTACCCCGACTTAACGGCGGGAGTGGCAGGGTATCTCAAACAGGCAACACCGGAACAAATTGACCATTTTCACGGGACTTGTCAAGCACTGAGCAACAAAATCCTCAAAGATAATCGCAGAATTTCTGATGCGGTTACTCAAGACTGGGGGATTCCTTGGATTGACGAAGAAAACCCCAAAAATATTGCTTACCATCCCCGCTTTTTAAATGCAGGTTGGCTGGTAGAAGAGTTAGCACTTTCTAAAGATGAAGAGCAAAAACTTTCTGCTGAGGAAATCCAATCCAACCGCCGTGAATTCCAAAGGTATCGCGCTGAATTACAACAGGAAATTGATAAAAATTACCCCAACAATAACCCCGCCAACTGGTATGTTATTGTAGCCGGAGATGGGGACGGGATGAGTGAATGGCTGAAGGGTAAAAAAATGAGGTCTTATGGGGAGTATTTCCCCACCGCTTTGGATGTGCCGGATTCCGTCAAAGAAGAGTTTAAAGAATTCAAAGGACTTGACAAACGCATGGGACCTTCTACCCACAGCGCCCTGAGTCGGGCATTACTAGATTTTTCTAATCAACTGTTACCCTATCTCACAGAACAACGCTATGCGGGGCGCTTAATTTATGGCGGGGGGGATGATGTTTTAGCCTATACTAATCTCTGGGAGTGGGATGATTGGCTGTGGGATGTGCGACAGTGTTTTAAGGGAGGTGAAGACCCTAAAGGAGAGTTTGAGGAAAAGGGCAATTATTGGCAGATGACAGAGCCTAAAAAGGGCTTCCCCAATCGTCCTTTATTCACAATGGGAGAAGATGCGACGATTAGTTTTGGGGTGGTGATGGCTCATCATAGTGTGCCGTTGGCTATTGCCTTAGAAAACCTCTGGGAGGCGGAAAGTGAGGCGAAAGATCATGTTTATGAACAGTCGGGGAAAGAAATTAAAAAAGACGCGGTACAGGTGCGGGTACTTTACGGCAACGGGAACATATTAAAGGCTACGAGTAAGTTTAAGACTTTTGACCTTTGGCGTGGTTTATTAGACCTTGGTTTAGAACCTGCTTTATTTGAGGGTGTGGCGCAGTTGTGGGAACAACATCCTATTCCGAAAGAGACGGCGATTAAACCGTGGGTGCAGGCTTTTGTCTCTCGTCGGGAAGTGTTTAAGGGGGATAAGCGCAAACGGGAGAATTTCACAGCACAATTAGCGCAGTTTTTGCGAGAAATTTGGTTAGCTACAGACCCTAAAGATTTAGAACAGGAGGTGAAAAACTGGTTCAAGTTAGCCGCTTTTGTCGTCAGAAATCGTGAGATTGAATAA
- a CDS encoding UPF0175 family protein, producing MSVTIPDDILSASGLSEKELKLEIAILLFQQDKISIGKARKLAELNVLEFQAELAKRNICIHYDLEEFEQDLKTLRQLGRIQ from the coding sequence ATGAGTGTTACAATTCCAGACGATATTCTAAGCGCATCTGGTTTATCGGAAAAAGAACTTAAACTAGAAATTGCGATTTTACTGTTTCAACAAGACAAAATAAGTATTGGTAAGGCCAGAAAATTAGCCGAATTGAATGTATTAGAATTTCAGGCAGAACTGGCTAAACGAAATATTTGTATTCACTATGATCTGGAGGAATTTGAGCAAGATTTAAAAACGTTACGACAACTGGGACGAATTCAGTGA
- a CDS encoding DUF3368 domain-containing protein, whose product MLVISDTSTITNLAAIQMLHLLKILYEEIIIPQAVYEEMVNLPYSVPGANELQNSSWIKAKSVLDKQPVMNLENELDRGEAEAIILALELNADLLLLDERKGRKVALKLGFDKITGLLGVLIEAKSQGLISQIQPIMDQLISEQNFRISEALYKQVLEISNE is encoded by the coding sequence ATGTTGGTAATCAGTGATACTTCTACCATTACAAACTTAGCTGCAATTCAGATGCTTCATCTACTCAAAATTCTCTATGAAGAAATTATCATTCCTCAAGCCGTATATGAAGAAATGGTCAATCTTCCCTATTCCGTTCCTGGTGCTAATGAATTACAAAATTCGTCTTGGATTAAAGCTAAATCGGTTTTGGATAAACAACCCGTGATGAATTTGGAAAATGAGCTAGATAGAGGAGAAGCTGAGGCAATTATCTTAGCATTAGAGTTGAATGCTGATTTATTATTGTTAGATGAACGAAAAGGTCGAAAAGTAGCCCTAAAGTTGGGATTTGATAAAATCACTGGCTTGTTAGGAGTACTGATTGAAGCAAAGTCTCAAGGCTTAATCAGCCAAATACAACCCATTATGGATCAGTTGATTTCTGAACAAAATTTTCGGATTAGCGAAGCGTTGTATAAACAAGTGCTGGAGATATCCAATGAATAA
- a CDS encoding type III-B CRISPR module-associated Cmr3 family protein — protein MYWYILTPLDVLLFRDAKPFTPGERAWAGGIFPPHGHTLAGALRGVLDSKDLKMRGPFLCYEKELYFPRPLSYFKDERLIPVPWLKETDPEHPTQFMLWDESLPAPLVQREKKDSNPKKSDERLYLSSQVVLKILNNEPLKEEDWQLRDGEEKPWKVESRSHNAIAPGTRQVKDADGYFVENAVRLQPGWSLAIALEQKIPHTPTTLQLGGEGHRVLVEACDGLGKQWEEIQKISKRNFDWGKRAIAYLITPGVFEHPKKFRQSKLQARCRPWPWEWELKENGTPNGGPLVSVATDRAVPISGRIRDKDQKSIPAPQVFAAPPGSCYYLERPQSLFQDNPNAQRWQNLGYSELLWMAYKKNN, from the coding sequence ATGTACTGGTATATTCTGACCCCTCTTGATGTTCTCTTATTCCGCGATGCCAAGCCCTTCACGCCGGGTGAACGGGCTTGGGCGGGGGGGATCTTTCCTCCTCACGGACACACCCTTGCTGGGGCTTTACGGGGGGTTTTAGACAGCAAGGATCTAAAGATGCGGGGGCCGTTTTTGTGTTATGAGAAGGAGTTATATTTTCCCCGGCCGTTGAGTTATTTTAAGGATGAGCGTTTAATTCCGGTGCCGTGGTTAAAGGAAACTGATCCAGAACATCCGACTCAGTTTATGCTGTGGGATGAGAGTCTCCCGGCTCCTTTGGTACAGCGCGAGAAGAAGGACTCAAACCCTAAAAAGTCGGATGAGCGGCTTTATTTATCGAGTCAGGTTGTGCTGAAAATCCTCAACAATGAGCCACTGAAGGAGGAGGATTGGCAGCTTAGGGATGGGGAGGAGAAACCTTGGAAGGTGGAGTCACGTTCCCATAATGCGATCGCACCTGGAACCCGACAAGTGAAAGATGCCGACGGTTACTTTGTGGAAAATGCTGTGCGTCTTCAGCCCGGATGGAGTTTAGCCATTGCTTTAGAGCAGAAAATTCCCCACACTCCCACAACATTACAACTGGGGGGAGAAGGTCATCGGGTGTTGGTAGAAGCTTGTGATGGGTTGGGGAAACAGTGGGAGGAGATTCAAAAGATTTCTAAGCGGAATTTTGATTGGGGGAAAAGGGCGATCGCCTATCTCATCACCCCCGGCGTTTTTGAACACCCCAAAAAGTTCCGCCAAAGCAAGCTACAAGCGCGCTGTCGGCCTTGGCCGTGGGAGTGGGAACTCAAAGAAAACGGCACACCCAACGGAGGCCCCCTAGTGAGTGTAGCCACAGATCGGGCGGTTCCCATCAGTGGCCGAATTCGCGACAAAGACCAGAAAAGCATTCCCGCCCCCCAAGTCTTCGCCGCCCCTCCGGGGAGTTGTTACTACCTCGAACGCCCCCAGAGTTTGTTTCAAGACAACCCTAACGCCCAACGTTGGCAGAATCTGGGCTATTCCGAATTGCTTTGGATGGCTTATAAGAAAAACAATTAA
- a CDS encoding RAMP superfamily CRISPR-associated protein, with protein sequence MTDFRVGYLYSLAPIHCGGEGDLGNILEIAREVHTDFPYVPGSSLRGGLRNEVQQLDERVANILFGKELDDDGQMGVHQVWFGDARLLWVPMRTMSSQAGDVFTWVSCHTLIRDHALLAGNSPVLFPSEPVGTKTGRYEVADAQIQVAAMNDEQKQAINLAGNWPPALSSAVQPTWNNNRLILPDNDFQVLMEHSLWTQIRNKIQEDDTGAGTAGSAEVFWTDICIPRDTILYYPWGYRLLKDTTLETKHHDLLMDVLTGLIQVGGQANVGRGWAHSWVTNAASPVANTQATATVGG encoded by the coding sequence ATGACTGATTTTCGTGTTGGCTACTTATACAGTCTTGCTCCTATTCACTGTGGAGGAGAGGGGGATTTAGGCAATATTTTAGAAATTGCCCGTGAAGTTCATACCGATTTCCCTTATGTGCCGGGTTCTTCCTTACGGGGAGGATTGCGGAACGAAGTCCAACAATTGGATGAAAGGGTCGCTAATATTCTCTTTGGTAAAGAATTAGATGATGATGGACAAATGGGGGTTCATCAGGTGTGGTTTGGAGATGCCCGTTTACTGTGGGTTCCCATGCGCACTATGTCCAGTCAAGCTGGGGATGTTTTTACGTGGGTTAGTTGTCATACTCTTATCCGTGACCATGCCCTTTTAGCGGGCAATTCCCCGGTTCTTTTTCCCTCGGAACCTGTGGGAACAAAAACCGGACGCTATGAAGTAGCAGACGCTCAAATTCAAGTTGCAGCAATGAATGACGAGCAGAAACAAGCCATTAATTTAGCGGGAAATTGGCCACCTGCCTTGAGTAGTGCGGTTCAACCGACTTGGAATAATAATCGCTTAATTTTGCCCGACAACGATTTTCAAGTATTAATGGAACATTCCCTCTGGACTCAGATCCGCAACAAAATTCAAGAAGATGATACCGGGGCAGGAACGGCAGGTTCTGCGGAGGTTTTTTGGACAGATATTTGCATCCCAAGAGACACAATTCTCTATTATCCGTGGGGCTATCGTTTGCTGAAAGATACAACCTTAGAAACAAAACATCACGATCTTTTAATGGATGTTCTCACCGGATTAATTCAAGTGGGAGGACAAGCTAATGTAGGGCGAGGATGGGCGCATAGTTGGGTTACTAATGCCGCTTCTCCTGTGGCAAATACTCAAGCAACAGCTACTGTCGGAGGTTAA
- a CDS encoding RAMP superfamily CRISPR-associated protein: MYSGTRLVDLLKQQHQTRHPGLFKSGTFTVKWRAKVGSFPHPDVETIVSAGEPCGSWKTGQDKEWRPEDKRNVAENCQQLYQLPLNGYIPGSCIRGIVREWAKKRPEIKPRMLELLGYQTDDKIYSGKIEFLDAWPKEPEPLTLDIVNPQETFQVFHQDQSTPLSLYTLGDGEDPIPVTVAIRGIPSKKATPEEVDEVWGWVQQALTLYGVGSRTASGYGAIKSRDPNAPKAEPDPNCKTKVLTFKLYSQGCYGVDSQDPVLRPSHWRGWMRSWMLRFLLGVMSPENAKKTLGELFGVLEPEGQKGCVRIELVKGRTWGEKSTKVPYFYTWKGQLKVTAPQEVLNTIIWPVLKFAAMVGGVGRGWRRPLHIFRTDRGYEAARGSHVVLTHKVRGETKGFGMALKPEQWVSVYQKWSEAVQQKWAERFRPNQNPEAEVFSPWSCAVYLVPEPVEDPLNQAEMDWEFTTPQETRGEGVNLIYQPTYKRKSDVGGDAAGGGNSHCSWVSIKRVTIRNPQADTDCKEVVCLFMGGQTPNTGHLRSRFLQDLARIQGAVRLFGVRPH, encoded by the coding sequence ATGTATAGTGGGACGAGATTAGTAGACCTGCTTAAACAACAACATCAAACCCGCCACCCCGGTTTATTTAAGTCAGGGACATTCACGGTTAAATGGCGGGCAAAAGTTGGCTCATTTCCCCATCCTGATGTTGAAACAATTGTTTCGGCAGGTGAACCTTGTGGCAGTTGGAAAACGGGGCAAGATAAAGAATGGCGACCCGAAGATAAACGCAATGTTGCAGAAAATTGTCAACAATTATATCAGTTACCTTTGAATGGGTATATTCCGGGGTCTTGTATCCGGGGAATTGTGCGGGAGTGGGCAAAAAAACGCCCTGAAATTAAGCCCAGAATGCTGGAGTTATTGGGGTATCAAACCGATGACAAAATTTATTCAGGTAAAATTGAATTTTTAGATGCTTGGCCTAAAGAACCTGAACCCTTAACTTTAGATATTGTTAACCCCCAAGAAACCTTCCAAGTTTTCCACCAAGATCAATCTACTCCCTTATCTTTATATACCCTTGGAGATGGAGAAGATCCAATTCCTGTTACAGTTGCCATTCGTGGAATTCCCAGTAAAAAAGCCACTCCTGAAGAGGTCGATGAGGTGTGGGGATGGGTGCAACAAGCTTTGACTTTGTATGGGGTAGGAAGTCGCACCGCTTCGGGATATGGTGCGATAAAATCGAGAGATCCCAATGCACCTAAAGCAGAACCGGATCCAAACTGTAAAACTAAGGTATTGACGTTTAAATTGTATAGTCAAGGGTGTTATGGGGTTGATTCTCAAGATCCTGTTTTACGCCCTTCTCATTGGCGGGGGTGGATGCGGTCTTGGATGCTGCGGTTTTTGTTGGGGGTGATGTCACCAGAAAATGCGAAGAAAACCCTAGGGGAGTTATTCGGAGTTCTCGAACCAGAGGGACAAAAGGGCTGTGTGCGGATAGAGTTAGTCAAGGGCAGAACTTGGGGGGAAAAATCGACAAAAGTTCCTTATTTTTACACTTGGAAAGGACAACTTAAAGTGACTGCCCCTCAAGAGGTTCTCAATACTATTATTTGGCCTGTGCTGAAGTTTGCGGCAATGGTGGGAGGTGTTGGACGGGGATGGCGTAGACCTTTGCATATTTTTAGAACCGATAGAGGTTATGAAGCAGCTAGGGGGAGTCATGTTGTGCTAACTCATAAGGTTAGGGGTGAAACTAAAGGGTTTGGAATGGCTTTGAAACCTGAACAGTGGGTCAGTGTTTATCAAAAATGGTCTGAGGCAGTGCAGCAAAAATGGGCTGAACGATTTAGACCAAATCAAAATCCAGAGGCTGAGGTTTTTTCTCCTTGGAGTTGCGCGGTTTATTTGGTGCCTGAACCTGTGGAAGATCCTTTAAATCAGGCTGAGATGGACTGGGAATTTACAACTCCCCAGGAGACTCGTGGTGAGGGGGTTAACTTGATTTACCAGCCCACCTACAAGCGCAAGTCAGATGTCGGGGGTGATGCGGCAGGAGGGGGCAATTCTCACTGTTCCTGGGTGAGTATTAAGCGGGTTACGATTCGCAATCCACAAGCAGATACGGACTGTAAAGAGGTGGTTTGCCTGTTTATGGGAGGACAAACACCGAATACTGGGCATTTGCGATCGCGATTTCTCCAAGATTTAGCCAGAATTCAAGGTGCAGTGCGTCTTTTCGGAGTTCGTCCCCATTAA
- the cmr4 gene encoding type III-B CRISPR module RAMP protein Cmr4 produces MSALVYLYLLSPLHTGGTTQEGNLLGIARESHTNFPYIPSSTIRGKIRSSESDQTKRYFLFGNELNDGKTSDGSENLTQGKIWIGDGSILWLPIASLSHGVVWISSPLLLSRWAKWHNPRAKIPAEYSCNFKQNNTNVYLKDALLKAQNLVDFPNWKEFVPQSSEAKGIERVIVLPDRHCATLIQMGLWRQVKIKLDDSKTVKDGSFRYEEAIPPDTLMYFPWGTTAQSNGSSANAEQDFKQLLQRSDIIQIGGQESLGRGFVQQWLNN; encoded by the coding sequence ATGAGTGCATTAGTTTATCTCTATTTACTCTCTCCCTTACATACCGGAGGAACAACCCAAGAGGGCAATTTATTAGGCATTGCTCGCGAGTCTCACACCAATTTTCCCTATATTCCATCCAGTACCATCCGGGGGAAAATTCGCTCCAGTGAATCAGATCAAACCAAGCGATATTTTCTGTTTGGCAATGAGTTAAACGACGGAAAAACATCAGATGGTAGTGAAAATTTAACTCAAGGGAAAATTTGGATCGGAGATGGTTCAATTCTCTGGTTGCCCATTGCTTCCCTCAGTCATGGGGTGGTGTGGATTAGTTCCCCCTTATTGCTCAGTCGTTGGGCAAAATGGCACAACCCCAGGGCTAAAATTCCGGCGGAATATAGCTGTAACTTTAAGCAAAACAACACCAATGTTTACTTAAAAGATGCCTTATTGAAAGCCCAAAATTTAGTAGATTTTCCCAACTGGAAAGAATTCGTTCCTCAAAGTTCAGAAGCCAAAGGAATTGAGCGGGTGATTGTCTTACCGGATCGTCACTGTGCTACTTTAATTCAAATGGGACTTTGGCGACAGGTGAAAATCAAACTAGATGACAGTAAAACAGTGAAAGATGGTAGTTTCCGCTATGAGGAAGCGATTCCTCCCGATACTTTAATGTACTTCCCTTGGGGAACAACGGCTCAAAGTAATGGTTCCAGTGCGAATGCAGAACAGGATTTTAAACAACTGCTTCAGCGTAGCGACATCATCCAAATCGGAGGACAGGAAAGCCTCGGACGCGGTTTTGTTCAACAATGGCTCAATAATTAA
- a CDS encoding RAMP superfamily CRISPR-associated protein, producing MVFNRPNKPSKPIKKAPETPSKKVITTGGNKGSNNSNNPPPPSPWLDPNNEPSPHETASFVEYLRWMREPDRDNYKDGTKVQILQMATEKADYRQRLTTLVKRTELIAGKNNTFQVKCAWRIRVGGHRGPESILLPAFDALGMPYIPSSTLRGAARNQAIRELMAEKKLEWGDAEKHPEIAKYFGSLEAEDKQNKAGKVVFLDAYPLPSKGGGLAMDMANNIWKWENNSLGYNPNPNPFLSLQETTFVIGLKLGSLSDDPKVLEKVKNWLIKGLQAGIGSQVNTGYGLLLKAGAGQPKQKQEFLRVEFALEGQLIHGHQRFTQWQFNDRRQEWQMRGQAEAEVRPTAFKSMLRYWFRAFALGVLEPGRVQTLEAELFGGIDPKGYGYLQVNILDGRIAKKEPRPNYKGKNDPCGEQQGTLVLSFSPAAPTNKAQNLKTLFTNLTWLMFNLGGIGQGARRPCYSRQTRENAPWFRGSTFFIEEEDNKLWVAPEEISVFKTQFQQRLKEFYTSLGALVSQQFNYNRRRNDFPVSQQNWTDAVDANCEIVICKGRGQNNKPYALSILHSPQFKIQKGSRQDYDGNLCGQVTKGVKPSPVWIADLGDYQVVTVFGANQNPRRQYLEELKKQTSAQNYVKVFPLP from the coding sequence ATGGTTTTTAACCGTCCTAACAAGCCTTCTAAACCTATCAAAAAAGCACCTGAAACTCCCTCTAAAAAAGTCATAACAACCGGGGGAAATAAGGGGAGTAACAACTCAAATAATCCCCCTCCTCCCTCACCTTGGCTCGACCCAAACAATGAACCCAGTCCCCACGAAACCGCCAGTTTTGTCGAATACTTGCGCTGGATGCGTGAACCCGATCGAGATAACTATAAAGACGGAACAAAAGTCCAAATTTTACAGATGGCGACAGAAAAGGCAGACTATCGCCAACGTCTCACCACTTTAGTTAAACGAACTGAACTGATTGCTGGAAAAAATAATACCTTTCAAGTGAAATGTGCTTGGCGGATTCGAGTGGGAGGTCATCGCGGCCCCGAAAGTATTTTACTCCCCGCTTTTGATGCTTTGGGAATGCCTTATATTCCCTCCAGTACCCTGAGAGGAGCAGCAAGAAATCAGGCGATTCGGGAGTTAATGGCTGAGAAAAAATTAGAATGGGGAGATGCCGAAAAACATCCTGAAATTGCTAAATATTTCGGTTCTCTGGAGGCAGAAGATAAGCAAAATAAAGCCGGAAAAGTAGTGTTTCTAGATGCTTACCCTTTACCTAGTAAAGGGGGAGGTTTAGCTATGGATATGGCTAATAATATTTGGAAATGGGAAAATAATTCACTGGGTTATAATCCTAATCCCAACCCCTTTTTATCCTTACAAGAAACAACCTTTGTGATTGGCTTAAAGTTGGGAAGTCTGAGCGATGATCCTAAAGTATTAGAAAAGGTTAAAAATTGGCTGATTAAGGGACTACAAGCGGGTATAGGTTCTCAAGTCAATACAGGTTATGGATTGTTACTCAAAGCGGGAGCAGGACAACCGAAACAAAAACAAGAATTTTTGCGGGTTGAATTTGCCTTAGAAGGGCAATTAATTCACGGTCATCAACGCTTTACCCAATGGCAATTTAATGACCGTCGTCAGGAGTGGCAAATGCGGGGACAAGCTGAAGCAGAAGTGCGTCCTACGGCCTTTAAATCCATGCTACGTTATTGGTTTCGTGCCTTTGCTTTGGGGGTATTAGAACCCGGTCGAGTGCAAACTTTAGAAGCTGAATTATTTGGTGGCATTGATCCCAAAGGGTATGGCTATTTACAGGTCAATATTTTAGATGGTCGAATTGCCAAAAAAGAACCGCGACCTAATTATAAGGGAAAAAATGATCCTTGTGGAGAACAACAGGGAACATTAGTGTTATCTTTTTCGCCTGCTGCTCCAACTAATAAAGCACAAAACCTAAAAACTTTGTTTACTAATCTCACGTGGTTAATGTTTAATTTAGGGGGAATTGGTCAAGGGGCAAGACGACCTTGTTATTCTCGTCAAACTCGGGAAAATGCTCCTTGGTTTCGCGGTTCAACCTTCTTTATTGAGGAGGAAGATAATAAATTGTGGGTTGCTCCTGAAGAAATTTCTGTCTTTAAAACCCAATTTCAACAACGATTGAAAGAATTTTATACCAGTTTGGGGGCATTGGTATCTCAACAGTTCAATTACAATCGTCGTAGAAATGACTTCCCGGTAAGTCAACAGAATTGGACAGATGCCGTCGATGCTAACTGTGAAATTGTCATCTGTAAGGGCAGAGGGCAGAATAATAAACCCTATGCGTTGAGTATTCTACACAGTCCCCAGTTTAAAATTCAAAAAGGTTCTCGGCAGGATTATGATGGGAACTTATGCGGGCAAGTTACAAAGGGGGTGAAACCGTCTCCGGTGTGGATTGCAGATTTAGGGGATTATCAAGTGGTGACGGTGTTTGGTGCGAATCAAAACCCACGTAGACAGTATTTGGAGGAGTTAAAGAAACAAACCTCGGCTCAAAATTATGTTAAAGTGTTTCCTCTTCCCTAG